ATCAACATGGTGATCTACGGCACGGTGCTGGTGCTCATCGTCATCTTCGTGCCGCGCGGCATTGCGGGCATCGGGCTGTCGGTGCGGCAGCTGTGGAAGGCGAAGGGAGGCCGCAATGACTGAAGCCCTGCTGGCCATCGATGGCCTCTCGCGCTCCTTCGGCGGCCTGAAGGCCGTGCAGAACGTGAGCCTCTCGGTGCGCAAAGACAGCCTGAGTGCGCTGATCGGCCCGAACGGCGCGGGCAAGACCACGCTGTTCGCGCTGATGTCCGGCTTCCTCAAGCCCGACACCGGCACCGTGCGCTTCGCGGGGCAGGACATCACCGGCCGCGAGCCGCACCGCAACGCCGCGCTCGGCATGACCCGCACCTTCCAGATCGTCAAGCCGTTCGCCGCGCAGACCGTGCGCGAGAACATCGCCGTCGGCGCGCACCTGCATCTGCGCAGCCGCGCCGAGGCGCTGCAGGACGCCGAAGCTGTTGCGCTGCGCGTGGGCCTCGCGCCGCAGCTCGACAAGCCCGCCTCGGACCTCACCGTGGCCGGCCGCAAGCGCCTCGAACTGGCCCGCGCGCTCGCGACACGGCCGCGCCTGCTGCTGCTCGACGAAGTGCTCGCCGGCCTCAACCCGCAGGAGATCGCCGAGATGATGCCGGTGGTGCGCGGCATCGCCGACAGCGGCGTCACCGTGCTGATGATCGAGCACGTCATGCAGGCCGTGATGCACCTGGCCGAGCATGTGTGGGTGCTGGCGCAGGGCCAGTTGATCGCAGAGGGCACCCCGGCGCAGGTGACTTCCGACGACAAGGTCGTCGAAGCCTATCTGGGCCACGGCACCGCGGCGCGGCTGCGCAAGGCCGCATCGGGGGTTGCCGCATGAGCGCACTGCTCGATATTCAGGGCCTGCGCGGCGGCTACGGTCGCATCGAGGTGCTGCGCGGCGTCGACCTGCACGTGAACGCGGGCGAGATGGTCGCACTGCTCGGCAGCAACGGCGCGGGCAAGTCCACGCTCAACAAGATGGTCTGCGGCCTCTGTCCGGCCTGGGGCGGCACGGTGCGCTTCGATGGCAAGGACCTGAGCGGCGCCCACTACCGCGACGTCGTCAAGGCCGGCCTCATCCAGGTGCCCGAAGGCCGCAAGGTGTTTCCCAACCTGAGCGTGCGCGAGAACCTGGAGCTCGGCTCCTTCACGCGGGCACGCGAGCGCCGTGCGGCGAACCTGGAGAAGTCGTTCCACATCTTCCCGCGGCTGCGCGAGCGCATGGACCAGCACGCCGGCACCATGAGTGGCGGCGAGCAGCAGATGCTGGCCATCGCGCGCGGTCTCATGGCCGAGCCGGTGCTGCTGATCCTCGACGAGCCCTCGCTCGGCCTTTCGCCGCTGCTGGTCGAAGAGATGTTCTCGCTGATCCGCGAACTGCGCGACGGCGGCCTCGCGGTGATGCTGGTCGAGCAGAACGTCGGCCAGTCGCTCGAAATTGCCGACCGCGCCTACGTGCTGGAAAACGGCAGCGTGCGCTTCTCGGGCCTGCCCGGTGATTTGCTCGGCAGCGACGAACTGCGGCGCGCGTACCTGGGGCTCTGAGCCCTCAAAAAAACACCCCCATCTCCCTGGAGACACGACACATGAAAAGACGCGACATCCTCCTCTCGTCGCTGGCCGCGGCATGGGCCGGCGGTGCCTTTGCACAGATCGGCAATGCGCCGGTGCGCATCCTCGTCGGCGCACCCGCGGGCGGCTCGACCGACACGCTGGCACGCTCGCTCGCCGTCAGCATGGGCCCGGCACTCGGCCGCACGGTCATCGTCGAGAACCGGCCGGGCGCGGGCGGCAACATCGCCGCCGATGCGGTGGCCAAGGCCGCGCCCGACGGCAACACACTGCTGATGAGCTTCACCAGCCACGCGATCAACGCCACGCTCTACCCGACGCTGCCCTTCGACCCGGTGAAGGACTTCACCGCGCTCACCTGCGTGGCGACCTCGCCTTCGATCCTCGTCGCGCACCCGTCGGTGCCTGCGAAGGACGTGCGTGAACTCATCGCGCTCGCCAAGGCAAAGCCGGGCCAGCTCAACTTCGCGATCGGCGCGGTGGGCTCGTCGCTGCACATGGCGGGCGAGGCTTTCAAGATGCAATCGGGCGTGGACATCGTGAACATCCCCTACAAGGGCACCGCGCCCGCCGTGCAGGACGTGCTCGCCGGCCAGGTGCAGCTGATGTTCGCGGCCGTGGGCAACGTCAAGGCACACATCCAGGCCGGCAAGCTCAAGGCGCTGGGCGTGACCACGGCGAAACGGCTGCCGGCCTTTCCGAATGTGCCGGCGATTGCCGAGGCGCTGCCCGGCTACGAATCGAGCGCGTGGTTCGGCCTCTTCGGCCCTGCCCGCATGCCTGCCGACCGCGTGAAGCAGATGGGCGACGCGGCGCGCCATGCGCTGCAGCAGCCCGACATGCGCCAGCGCCTCGATACCGAGGGCGCGATTCCGGTCGGCAACTCGTCCGAACAGTTCTCCGCCTTCGTGCAGAGCGAGATCGTGCGTTGGGCCGAGGTCGTCAAGTTCTCGGGAGCCAAGCCGGAATGACACCGATGGCTCCAACCCGCGCGCCAGCCCTGACCCTGGCCCAGAAGCTCATCGCACGCGCGAGCGGACGCGAGCGGGTGTCCGTGGGCGAGATCGTGACCTGCGGCGTCGACATGGCGATGTTTCACGACTCCTCGGGCCCGCGCCGACTGCAGCCGATGCTGGAAGAGCTCGGCGCGCAGATCTGGGACCGCTCGCGCGTGGTGCTCGTCATGGACCACTACGTGCCCGAGCGCGACGACGATTCGCGCCGCATCGTGCGCATCGCACGCGACTGGGCGCGCGACCAGAAGCTGCCGCACGTCTACGACAGCCAGGGCATCTGCCACGTGGTGGTGCCGCAGCATGGCCACATCCGACCGGGCATGCTGTGCGTGGGCGGCGACTCGCATTCGCCCACGGGTGGCGCTTTCGGCGCCTACATGTTCGGCATCGGCAGCACCGAGATGCTGGGCGTGATGGTCAACGGCGAGATCTGGCTGCGCGTGCCCGAGACCATCCGCATGTGGTGGGACGGCGCGCTGCCCGCGGGCGTGACCGCCAAGGACATGATGCTGCACATGATCGGCCGCTTCGGCATGAACGGCGGGCGCTACCAGGCGGTCGAATTCGCGGGGCCGGCCGTCAAGGCGCTGTCGATGCAGGAGCGCATGACGCTCTCCAACATGAGCGCCGAACTCGGCGCGCAGGCCGGATTGATCGCGCCCGATGCGACCACGGCGCAATTCCTGGCCGAAGCCGGCGCGCCGCCGGTGGACATGGCGCCCTGGTTCACCGACGACGATGCCGCGCTCACGGACTAC
This is a stretch of genomic DNA from Variovorax paradoxus. It encodes these proteins:
- a CDS encoding ABC transporter ATP-binding protein, whose protein sequence is MTEALLAIDGLSRSFGGLKAVQNVSLSVRKDSLSALIGPNGAGKTTLFALMSGFLKPDTGTVRFAGQDITGREPHRNAALGMTRTFQIVKPFAAQTVRENIAVGAHLHLRSRAEALQDAEAVALRVGLAPQLDKPASDLTVAGRKRLELARALATRPRLLLLDEVLAGLNPQEIAEMMPVVRGIADSGVTVLMIEHVMQAVMHLAEHVWVLAQGQLIAEGTPAQVTSDDKVVEAYLGHGTAARLRKAASGVAA
- a CDS encoding ABC transporter ATP-binding protein — protein: MSALLDIQGLRGGYGRIEVLRGVDLHVNAGEMVALLGSNGAGKSTLNKMVCGLCPAWGGTVRFDGKDLSGAHYRDVVKAGLIQVPEGRKVFPNLSVRENLELGSFTRARERRAANLEKSFHIFPRLRERMDQHAGTMSGGEQQMLAIARGLMAEPVLLILDEPSLGLSPLLVEEMFSLIRELRDGGLAVMLVEQNVGQSLEIADRAYVLENGSVRFSGLPGDLLGSDELRRAYLGL
- a CDS encoding tripartite tricarboxylate transporter substrate binding protein, encoding MKRRDILLSSLAAAWAGGAFAQIGNAPVRILVGAPAGGSTDTLARSLAVSMGPALGRTVIVENRPGAGGNIAADAVAKAAPDGNTLLMSFTSHAINATLYPTLPFDPVKDFTALTCVATSPSILVAHPSVPAKDVRELIALAKAKPGQLNFAIGAVGSSLHMAGEAFKMQSGVDIVNIPYKGTAPAVQDVLAGQVQLMFAAVGNVKAHIQAGKLKALGVTTAKRLPAFPNVPAIAEALPGYESSAWFGLFGPARMPADRVKQMGDAARHALQQPDMRQRLDTEGAIPVGNSSEQFSAFVQSEIVRWAEVVKFSGAKPE
- a CDS encoding 3-isopropylmalate dehydratase large subunit gives rise to the protein MTPMAPTRAPALTLAQKLIARASGRERVSVGEIVTCGVDMAMFHDSSGPRRLQPMLEELGAQIWDRSRVVLVMDHYVPERDDDSRRIVRIARDWARDQKLPHVYDSQGICHVVVPQHGHIRPGMLCVGGDSHSPTGGAFGAYMFGIGSTEMLGVMVNGEIWLRVPETIRMWWDGALPAGVTAKDMMLHMIGRFGMNGGRYQAVEFAGPAVKALSMQERMTLSNMSAELGAQAGLIAPDATTAQFLAEAGAPPVDMAPWFTDDDAALTDYRFDASTLEPYIAAPHSPANAHGVSRYAGTHVDVAYIGACTGAKLDDLRAAAQVLRGHKVASGIRLIVAPASLRDQEQAREEGVLQVLMDAGAELFPTACGACSGYGDPMGDDITVISTTARNFKGRMGSPTAQVYLGSPYTVAAAALRGCVTDPREVLA